The following coding sequences lie in one Octopus sinensis unplaced genomic scaffold, ASM634580v1 Contig17494, whole genome shotgun sequence genomic window:
- the LOC115231125 gene encoding uncharacterized protein LOC115231125, producing MGIADYLVEFLNSLDPQRAPPRCLRLKMSAPIMPLQTFSQPKLCSGTRIVVKKLTRNIIEATIIFVFGKGEDIFMPHLSLTPSNIRIEFKRLQFPIRQSLAMSIDKYQDQTFKVTALQLEKGCFSHRHILGFQSGEQRQFYHFHPYR from the coding sequence ATGGGAATTGCCGATTATCTGGTTGAGTTCTTAAACTCACTGGATCCACAACGAGCTCCCCCTCGTTGCCTTCGATTGAAAATGAGCGCTCCAATCATGCCTCTGCAGACCTTTTCCCAACCGAAGCTGTGCAGTGGTACAAGAATTGTTGTGAAGAAATTAACGAGAAATATCATAGAAGCCACAATAATTTTTGTCTTTGGAAAAGGTGAAGATATATTTATGCCTCACTTAAGTTTAACACCTTCAAATATTCGCATCGAATTCAAACGACTTCAATTTCCAATACGTCAGTCTCTTGCGATGTCCATTGATAAGTACCAAGATCAGACTTTCAAAGTTACTGCTTTGCAATTAGAGAAGGGTTGTTTTTCACACAGACATATCCTGGGGTTCCAGAGTGGGGAGCAAAgacaattttatcattttcaccCCTACAGGTAA